A genomic window from Euzebya rosea includes:
- a CDS encoding cell wall-binding repeat-containing protein, with protein sequence MPISRRHLLRSTAAVGAGAIVLTQQFADLAALALDNDDDFGTSRVSRLFPGPILVHADLHNHSHLSDGDGDAATFYPLIRDAGVDVAALTDHATLQWGPAGTPGVDVCQAFGPLAGDCKSVAGLTNDDWELTERLAAEFTDEANGFLGVRGFEWSSPVLGHVNVWFTDHWIDPLHTAGVIAPAAAEAYIDPDQLTGPLPGPLATALEAIVQTTAGVGDAASMAPFQQWLAQPQDTPLIGGGQNGVAGFNHPGREPGRFGGFTHEPSLQDTIVSMEILNKRDDYLFEGVGDGRPSPIIDCLRAGWTPGLMGASDEHGTDWGSPLGKGRGGLWINGGVVNRAAVQEALLSRRFYAARVKGLRLDTSLNGVRMGEVLGHPDTGPVRIQVDLDRGPASWGREVRIQVLATPADPDQLVPDLLHVEIAPIPRPDQPVIEFVVDGVDPSVVKWLVLRISGPNDLNGESLGIDETDGEAGTAFAGGDVSWAYSSPVHLDPALEPPAEDVAPLTREPDPEPTPTRPPATGGGGGGQPPAPQPTSTPTPTPTPDPGEPGGVPATVRRRGGETRVDTAAEVSRFTFTAASGVPVLVAGADALPDALSAGPAAAVMGPGPLLLVTDEVPEATAAELRRLEPSRIVLLGGTAAVSTEVEEALGAFAAVERIGGPTRFATSALISEAAFGADTGEVWIANGERVGDTLAGGAAAARAGAPLLLVTADAVPAEVDAELRRLSPDRIVLLGGTGAVGADVEAALADIAPVTRLAGPTRVHTAAVVAEHAFPDAEHVMVVSGEAIPDALSATPAAFMRMAPVLLVDLDDIPEPTDAQLRRLGPQRITVVGGTAAVSDAVLDRLRTYDVT encoded by the coding sequence ATGCCGATCTCCCGCCGTCACCTCCTCCGCTCGACCGCCGCCGTCGGCGCGGGCGCCATCGTGCTCACCCAGCAGTTCGCCGACCTCGCCGCGCTGGCGCTGGACAACGACGACGACTTCGGGACCTCGCGGGTGTCCCGCCTCTTCCCCGGCCCGATCCTCGTGCACGCGGACCTGCACAACCACTCCCACCTCTCCGACGGCGACGGTGACGCGGCGACCTTCTACCCGCTGATCCGCGACGCCGGTGTCGACGTGGCCGCGCTGACCGACCACGCCACCCTGCAGTGGGGGCCGGCGGGCACCCCGGGCGTCGACGTGTGCCAGGCGTTCGGCCCGCTGGCCGGTGACTGCAAGAGCGTCGCCGGGCTGACCAACGACGACTGGGAGCTGACCGAACGGCTGGCCGCGGAGTTCACCGACGAGGCCAACGGGTTCCTGGGCGTCCGTGGCTTCGAGTGGTCCAGCCCCGTGCTCGGCCACGTCAACGTGTGGTTCACCGACCACTGGATCGACCCCCTGCACACCGCCGGGGTGATCGCGCCCGCTGCCGCCGAGGCCTACATCGACCCCGACCAGCTGACCGGGCCGCTCCCGGGCCCGCTGGCGACCGCGCTGGAGGCCATCGTGCAGACCACCGCGGGGGTCGGCGACGCGGCCAGCATGGCCCCGTTCCAGCAGTGGTTGGCCCAGCCGCAGGACACGCCGCTGATCGGGGGCGGCCAGAACGGCGTCGCCGGCTTCAACCACCCGGGCCGCGAACCCGGCCGGTTCGGTGGCTTCACCCACGAACCCAGCCTGCAGGACACCATCGTCTCGATGGAGATCCTCAACAAGCGGGACGACTACCTGTTCGAGGGCGTCGGCGACGGTCGTCCGAGCCCCATCATCGACTGCCTCCGCGCCGGGTGGACACCCGGGCTGATGGGCGCCAGCGACGAGCACGGCACCGACTGGGGCAGCCCGCTGGGGAAGGGGCGCGGCGGCCTGTGGATCAACGGCGGGGTGGTGAACCGGGCAGCGGTGCAGGAGGCCCTGCTGAGCCGCCGGTTCTACGCCGCCCGCGTCAAGGGCCTGCGGCTGGACACCTCCCTCAACGGCGTCCGCATGGGCGAGGTACTCGGCCATCCCGACACCGGCCCCGTCCGCATCCAGGTCGACCTCGACCGCGGCCCGGCCTCGTGGGGGCGCGAGGTCCGCATCCAGGTGCTGGCCACCCCGGCGGATCCCGACCAGCTCGTCCCCGACCTGCTGCACGTCGAGATCGCGCCGATCCCCCGCCCGGACCAGCCGGTCATCGAGTTCGTCGTCGACGGCGTCGACCCCTCGGTCGTGAAGTGGCTCGTGCTGCGCATCTCCGGCCCCAACGACCTGAACGGCGAGTCGCTCGGCATCGACGAGACCGACGGCGAGGCCGGCACCGCGTTCGCCGGCGGCGACGTGTCGTGGGCCTACTCCAGCCCCGTCCACCTCGATCCCGCGCTGGAGCCCCCTGCCGAGGACGTGGCACCCCTGACCCGCGAGCCGGACCCCGAGCCGACCCCCACCCGGCCGCCGGCCACGGGCGGCGGAGGTGGCGGTCAGCCGCCGGCCCCGCAGCCCACCTCGACCCCGACGCCGACCCCCACGCCGGACCCCGGCGAGCCGGGCGGGGTGCCCGCCACGGTGCGCCGCCGGGGTGGCGAGACGCGGGTCGACACCGCCGCAGAGGTCTCGCGCTTCACCTTCACCGCCGCCAGCGGCGTGCCCGTCCTCGTCGCGGGGGCCGACGCGCTGCCCGATGCGCTGTCCGCGGGTCCTGCCGCCGCCGTGATGGGGCCCGGTCCGCTGCTGCTGGTCACCGACGAGGTCCCCGAGGCGACCGCGGCCGAGCTCCGTCGGCTGGAGCCGAGCCGCATCGTCCTCCTCGGTGGCACCGCCGCCGTGTCGACCGAGGTCGAGGAGGCGCTCGGCGCGTTCGCCGCCGTCGAGCGGATCGGTGGACCCACACGGTTCGCCACCTCCGCCCTCATCAGCGAGGCGGCCTTCGGAGCCGACACGGGCGAGGTGTGGATCGCCAACGGTGAACGCGTCGGCGACACCCTCGCCGGGGGTGCCGCGGCCGCACGTGCCGGGGCCCCACTCCTGCTGGTGACCGCCGACGCCGTCCCGGCCGAGGTCGACGCCGAGCTGCGTCGCCTGTCGCCGGACCGCATCGTCCTGCTCGGCGGGACCGGCGCCGTCGGGGCCGACGTGGAGGCCGCCCTCGCCGACATCGCCCCGGTCACCCGGCTGGCCGGGCCCACACGGGTGCACACCGCGGCGGTGGTGGCCGAGCATGCCTTCCCGGACGCCGAGCACGTGATGGTCGTCAGCGGCGAGGCGATCCCCGACGCGCTGTCGGCCACGCCGGCGGCGTTCATGCGGATGGCGCCGGTGCTGCTGGTCGACCTCGACGACATCCCCGAGCCGACCGACGCCCAGCTGCGCCGCCTGGGCCCGCAGCGGATCACCGTCGTCGGTGGCACCGCCGCGGTGTCGGATGCGGTGCTGGACCGCCTCCGCACCTACGACGTGACCTGA
- a CDS encoding phosphonate C-P lyase system protein PhnH, producing the protein MTTPRLSAIDHVLFRTVVSALAEPGLPCAVPLWLEEGRLADAIARAIWDPATPVWTAPDLTALPGTPVGAADAAVLYTTGDDAARLGIATIGTPAAPQLAATVLVEPVETRTAVVLDGPGLPTVRATTLPMTVDAIIQRNRRCAFPPLGLDLIVVEGRAVTGLPRTTRVAIA; encoded by the coding sequence ATGACGACGCCCCGGCTGTCGGCGATCGATCACGTCCTCTTCCGCACCGTCGTGTCGGCCCTGGCCGAGCCCGGCCTGCCCTGCGCCGTGCCACTGTGGCTGGAGGAGGGGCGGCTGGCCGACGCCATCGCCCGGGCCATCTGGGATCCGGCGACGCCGGTCTGGACCGCCCCCGACCTGACCGCCCTGCCCGGGACGCCCGTGGGCGCTGCGGACGCCGCCGTCCTCTACACGACCGGCGACGACGCGGCCCGCCTGGGGATCGCCACCATCGGCACGCCCGCCGCACCCCAGCTGGCTGCCACGGTGCTGGTCGAACCCGTCGAGACGAGGACGGCGGTCGTCCTGGACGGGCCGGGCCTGCCGACCGTGCGCGCCACGACCCTGCCGATGACCGTCGATGCGATCATCCAGCGCAACCGGCGCTGCGCGTTCCCGCCGCTGGGGCTGGACCTGATCGTGGTCGAGGGTCGCGCGGTCACCGGCTTGCCACGCACGACGAGGGTGGCCATCGCCTGA
- a CDS encoding WD40/YVTN/BNR-like repeat-containing protein, which produces MTSITHSSRLHPSRIHPSRIQEASRRFSVRIFVVLQVAIVVAAALAGFASGASPTTVDPRLALPPLQAPGEWFDSQRTVDGQPIDYAGALDQAAALRADAIDGEWTNLGPSNIGGRVNDVVTDVDDPTIVYAATASGGVWRGTERGLVWERAWPDDLTQAIGSMARNDDMLLAGSGEANPGGGSIVYGGTGAYLSSDDGATWTLIGLEDSGAIGRVVEHRDGFLIAATGNLFVPGGQRGLYRWDPTMDEPELWLEGPNDTTGAVDIAVDPSDPDHVMVAMWDHHRTPDARYYSGEGSGVYRTRDGGQTWSLVADITTDDPAENGRMAVAFAPSDPDRVYAEVANTANGRHGGFFVSDDGGDTWTPRTNSTLTATNSSYGWWFGRIYVDPADADRVFVMGLNLTYSENGGTSFSNVNTGLLGLAPGGDRIDPHSDQHSMVFETREEGLVYLGNDGGVYHSTDNGESWLSSPDQGWTQHYSVDVSDVGVGNAIVTGLQDNGCQITYSPLEGDWLPNGVCGDGLESVFQPGNPAVSWSCSQYGGCQRNVAGAGDLGILSFPGTTADRWGWLADIEYSPADVTNNTLYTGSQFLYRSTNNGVSWTRFTGDLSSNPDQLDPNTGYQLRGVITAIAPGHEGRRVWVGTDEGRLWTVDASNGQDATLVQAAGLPDAWITSITTDPADDDTAWVTYSGFRGGSDAAHVFVTTDGGATFTDISGTLPNAPVNDIILVDDLLVVGTDVGVHALDRTSGGTDWQMLGTNLPSVPVIQVDGDHGYVTAATFGHGIQRIELPGAGLTAPAPLAAALGQ; this is translated from the coding sequence ATGACTTCGATCACCCACTCGTCCCGGCTCCACCCCTCCCGGATCCACCCCTCCCGGATCCAGGAGGCATCCCGCCGGTTCTCCGTCCGCATCTTCGTCGTGCTGCAGGTCGCCATCGTCGTGGCTGCCGCGCTGGCGGGCTTCGCCTCGGGCGCCTCGCCGACGACGGTCGACCCGCGGCTGGCCCTGCCGCCGCTGCAGGCCCCGGGCGAGTGGTTCGACTCCCAGCGGACGGTCGACGGCCAGCCGATCGACTACGCCGGGGCGCTGGACCAGGCGGCGGCGCTGCGGGCCGACGCCATCGACGGGGAGTGGACCAACCTCGGACCGTCCAACATCGGTGGCCGCGTCAACGACGTCGTGACCGACGTTGACGACCCGACGATCGTCTACGCGGCGACCGCCTCGGGCGGCGTCTGGCGCGGGACCGAGCGCGGCCTGGTGTGGGAACGTGCCTGGCCCGACGACCTGACCCAGGCGATCGGCTCGATGGCCCGCAACGACGACATGCTGCTGGCCGGTTCGGGTGAGGCCAACCCCGGCGGCGGGTCGATCGTCTACGGCGGCACCGGCGCCTACCTGTCCTCCGACGACGGGGCGACCTGGACGCTGATCGGCTTGGAGGACTCCGGCGCCATCGGTCGTGTCGTCGAGCACCGCGACGGCTTCCTGATCGCCGCCACGGGCAACCTGTTCGTGCCCGGGGGCCAGCGTGGCCTGTACCGCTGGGACCCGACGATGGACGAACCCGAGCTGTGGCTCGAGGGCCCCAACGACACCACCGGCGCCGTCGACATCGCCGTCGACCCGTCCGACCCCGACCACGTGATGGTCGCGATGTGGGACCACCACCGCACGCCCGACGCGCGCTACTACTCCGGCGAGGGCTCGGGGGTGTACCGCACGCGGGACGGCGGCCAGACCTGGTCGCTGGTCGCCGACATCACGACCGACGACCCAGCCGAGAACGGCCGCATGGCCGTGGCGTTCGCCCCCTCCGACCCCGACCGGGTCTACGCGGAGGTGGCCAACACCGCCAACGGCCGCCACGGCGGGTTCTTCGTCTCCGACGACGGCGGCGACACGTGGACGCCGCGGACCAACTCCACGCTGACCGCGACCAACTCCTCCTACGGCTGGTGGTTCGGGCGGATCTACGTCGACCCGGCCGACGCCGACCGCGTGTTCGTCATGGGCCTGAACCTGACCTACTCCGAGAACGGCGGCACGTCCTTCAGCAACGTCAACACCGGCCTGCTCGGGCTGGCACCGGGCGGCGACCGCATCGATCCCCACTCCGACCAGCACTCGATGGTCTTCGAGACGCGGGAGGAGGGGCTGGTCTACCTCGGCAACGACGGCGGCGTGTACCACTCCACCGACAACGGTGAGTCCTGGCTGTCCTCCCCCGACCAGGGCTGGACCCAGCACTACTCCGTCGACGTCAGCGACGTCGGCGTCGGCAACGCCATCGTGACCGGCCTGCAGGACAACGGCTGCCAGATCACCTACTCCCCGCTGGAGGGCGACTGGCTGCCCAACGGCGTGTGCGGCGACGGGCTGGAGTCGGTCTTCCAGCCCGGCAACCCCGCCGTGTCGTGGTCGTGTTCGCAGTACGGCGGATGCCAGCGCAACGTCGCCGGCGCCGGCGACCTCGGCATCCTCAGCTTCCCCGGTACCACCGCGGACCGGTGGGGTTGGCTGGCCGACATCGAGTACTCCCCCGCCGACGTGACCAACAACACCCTGTACACCGGCTCGCAGTTCCTGTACCGGTCGACCAACAACGGCGTCTCCTGGACACGGTTCACCGGCGACCTGTCCAGCAACCCCGACCAGCTCGACCCAAACACCGGCTACCAGCTGCGCGGGGTGATCACCGCCATCGCGCCGGGCCACGAGGGCCGTCGGGTGTGGGTCGGCACCGACGAGGGCCGGCTGTGGACGGTCGATGCCAGCAACGGGCAGGACGCCACGCTGGTCCAGGCAGCGGGCCTGCCGGACGCCTGGATCACGTCGATCACCACCGACCCGGCCGACGACGACACCGCCTGGGTGACCTACTCCGGGTTCCGTGGCGGCAGCGACGCCGCCCACGTGTTCGTCACCACCGACGGCGGCGCGACGTTCACCGACATCTCCGGCACCCTGCCCAACGCCCCGGTCAACGACATCATCCTGGTCGACGACCTGCTGGTCGTCGGCACCGACGTCGGCGTCCACGCCCTCGACCGGACCAGCGGCGGGACGGACTGGCAGATGCTCGGCACCAACCTTCCGTCGGTCCCGGTGATCCAGGTCGACGGCGACCACGGCTACGTGACCGCGGCGACCTTCGGCCACGGCATCCAGCGGATCGAGCTGCCCGGCGCTGGGCTCACCGCACCCGCACCGCTGGCGGCGGCGCTGGGGCAGTAG
- a CDS encoding NAD(P)/FAD-dependent oxidoreductase, with protein sequence MSDRPLPPPPDGHPRWPVVVVGAGAAGMMTAIHAARTGVPVLALESARKPGAKIKVSGGGRCNVLPSAVDEGDFHTEGSTKAVRKVLRSWPLEDVTGFFADDLGIPLKVEDTGKVFPVSDRSGDVVSALLRAVDRAGATLATAATVADVVRGVDGFTITMADGGTVDADRVVLTTGGLSLPKTGSDGAGYRWARALGHTVLPRYPALVPLLTDAGSWDRLAGLAVPARLTARAPKVVWEGEGDLLVTHRGFSGPVVLDASHRVAAPWGSGTTLTAAWTPDGGTTDWDAHLQQGGPRPVAAVLRDTLPRRLADHLCGLADVDPSTTLGALRREDRKRLVTLLEACPLPVTGTEGYRTAEVTGGGVPLAEMSTTTLESRVVPGLHLAGEIIDVTGRLGGYNFLWAWVTGRLAGVAAAETMTDAGSATG encoded by the coding sequence GTGTCCGATCGTCCCCTTCCCCCTCCGCCGGACGGCCATCCGCGCTGGCCGGTGGTCGTCGTCGGTGCTGGCGCAGCCGGCATGATGACGGCGATCCATGCCGCTCGGACGGGTGTGCCGGTCCTCGCCCTCGAGTCCGCGCGCAAGCCCGGCGCCAAGATCAAGGTCTCCGGTGGCGGCCGCTGCAACGTCCTGCCCTCCGCCGTCGACGAGGGCGACTTCCACACCGAGGGCTCGACGAAGGCCGTCCGCAAGGTGCTGCGGTCCTGGCCGCTGGAGGACGTCACCGGCTTCTTCGCCGACGACCTCGGCATCCCGCTCAAGGTGGAGGACACCGGCAAGGTCTTCCCCGTCAGCGACCGGTCCGGCGACGTGGTCTCGGCCCTGCTGCGGGCCGTGGACCGGGCAGGTGCGACCCTCGCCACCGCGGCGACGGTCGCCGACGTCGTCCGAGGGGTCGACGGCTTCACGATCACCATGGCCGACGGCGGCACGGTCGACGCCGATCGGGTCGTCCTGACGACCGGCGGCCTGTCGTTGCCGAAGACGGGCAGCGACGGTGCGGGCTATCGCTGGGCACGGGCGCTCGGCCACACCGTCCTGCCCCGCTACCCGGCGCTGGTCCCGCTCCTCACCGACGCGGGGAGCTGGGACCGGCTCGCGGGGCTGGCCGTCCCGGCGCGCCTGACCGCCCGCGCCCCCAAGGTCGTGTGGGAGGGGGAGGGGGACCTGCTGGTGACCCACAGGGGGTTCTCGGGGCCGGTCGTCCTCGACGCCTCGCACCGGGTGGCCGCGCCCTGGGGATCAGGGACGACGTTGACGGCCGCGTGGACGCCGGACGGGGGCACGACGGACTGGGACGCACACCTCCAGCAGGGTGGCCCCCGGCCGGTCGCCGCGGTGCTGCGCGACACCCTGCCGCGCCGCCTGGCCGACCACCTGTGCGGACTGGCCGACGTCGACCCCTCGACGACGCTCGGGGCGCTGCGACGTGAGGACCGCAAGCGGCTGGTCACCCTGCTCGAGGCGTGCCCGCTGCCCGTCACCGGGACCGAGGGCTACCGGACCGCCGAGGTCACGGGCGGCGGTGTCCCGCTCGCCGAGATGTCGACGACGACGCTGGAGTCGCGGGTCGTCCCGGGCCTCCACCTGGCCGGCGAGATCATCGACGTCACCGGCCGCCTGGGTGGCTACAACTTCCTGTGGGCATGGGTCACGGGCAGGCTCGCCGGCGTCGCAGCCGCCGAGACCATGACGGATGCCGGGAGTGCGACCGGCTGA